A region of Larimichthys crocea isolate SSNF chromosome X, L_crocea_2.0, whole genome shotgun sequence DNA encodes the following proteins:
- the fam114a1 gene encoding protein NOXP20 — protein MSQAAPSAADPSADTSPPTEPPQTDPGSCQDVLEALAPPSAALQPPLIPESVLPQSTEETTTEDTTGTAETSEGPTDQPKPPAEGQVIVCDQPVSLEPEPAEEDEERSLQEKEKGWGGWSSWGKSLLSSATSTVGQSLTSVKTKAGEALRLHRTSVGEEAREEEEREEGGAEEKREGGGGEGGSESGETDLSSSGESTASHAASGRGVFSTITHAVQNTGKSVISGGLDALEFIGKKTMTVLAESDPGFKKTKTLMQKTASLSQMLKEAKEKERARLGNQPISAPTAHYGILFDDYQGLSHLEALEILSNESEVKVQAFLSSLMEEEQEEVKKELIFIKDIFIKRGEEEKEGEEEEEKEEEGQTKDNAADGEEFVSVLTELLFELHVAATPDKLNKAQMRAHDWVSEVEQPVTTETVGRETQDQPGGEASPGEKEKEERKKGDEEEQGETKSEGEEVKGEEEKKEKDPRSLEAVYLSSVGSLAEVTARSIEQLHKVAELILHGQDLEKPARDQAHILTRLTCAMCKEVECLAKKFSDMLLLVGGRRKAEELNPLVDSVLTEGSNSTNYIQNAFQLLLPVLQISHIQSQHCRSTTEPAAQTQQ, from the exons ATGTCCCAGGCTGCCCCCTCTGCCGCAGACCCCTCTGCTGACACATCTCCACCCACCGAACCTCCTCAGACTGACCCCGGCTCCTGTCAGGATGTTCTGGAAGCCCTTGCACCGCCCTCGGCTGCTTTGCAGCCACCTTTGATCCCGGAGAGCGTCCTCCCACAGTCCACTGAAGAGACGACTACAGAGGACACCACCGGCACCGCTGAGACTTCAGAGGGTCCGACTGATCAGCCGAAACCTCCTGCTGAGGGTCAGGTGATCGTATGTGACCAACCGGTGAGCCTGGAGCCGGAGCCtgcagaggaggatgaggag aggtCACtccaggagaaagaaaaaggttgGGGAGGTTGGAGTTCATGGGGAAAATCTCTCCTGAGCAGCGCCACCTCCACAGTGG GTCAGAGCCTGACCTCGGTTAAGACGAAGGCTGGAGAGGCTCTGCGTCTCCACAGGACCTCGGTTGGAGAGGAGGcgcgagaggaggaggagcgggaggaggggggagcagaggagaagagagagggaggaggtggagaaggagggagTGAAAGTGGAGAGACTGACCTGTCCAGCTCTGGGGAGTCGACTGCGAGTCATGCAGCTTCTGGCAGAGGCGTTTTCTCAACGATCACACATGCTGTGCAGAACACA ggtaaGTCTGTAATCAGTGGAGGTTTGGATGCCTTAGAGTTCATCGGAAAGAAGACCATGACTGTTCTTGCCGAGAGTGACCCCGGTTTCAAAAAGACCAAGACCCTGATGCAGAAGACTGCATCCCTGAGTCAG ATGTTGAAAGAAGCCAAAGAGAAAGAGCGAGCTCGTCTGGGCAACCAGCCAATCAGCGCACCCACAGCTCATTATGGTATTCTGTTTGACGACTACCAGGGTTTGTCACACCTCGAGGCCCTGGAGATCCTGTCCAATGAGAGCGAGGTCAAG GTCCAggccttcctctcctccctgatggaagaggagcaggaggaggtgaagaaggagctgattTTCATCAAGGACATCTTCATCAAGCgaggggaagaggagaaggagggagaagaggaagaggagaaagaagaagaaggacagaCGAAGGATAACG CGGCCGACGGCGAGGAGTTTGTGAGCGTTCTCACCGAGCTCCTGTTCGAGCTCCACGTCGCCGCGACACCAGACAAACTCAACAAG GCTCAGATGAGAGCCCATGATTGGGTGAGCGAGGTGGAACAGCCTGTCACTACGGAGACGGTTGGCAGGGAAACGCAGGACCAGCCAGGAGGAGAGGCCTCACctggagagaaggagaaggaggagaggaagaagggagacgaggaggagcagggggagACGAAGAGCGAGGGCGAGGAGGtgaagggagaagaggagaagaaggagaaggaccCGAGATCTCTGGAG gctgTCTACCTGTCATCCGTTGGCAGTCTGGCTGAAGTGACGGCTCGCAGTATCGAGCAGCTCCACAAGGTGGCAGAGCTCATTCTCCACGGCCAGGACCTGGAGAAACCAGCCAGAGACCAGGCGCACATCctcaccag gtTGACGTGTGCCATGTGTAAGGAGGTGGAGTGTCTGGCCAAGAAGTTCTCCGATATGCTGCTTCTTGTTGGG ggcCGGAGGAAAGCTGAGGAGTTGAATCCACTGGTAGACAGCGTGCTGACAGAG GGCTCCAACAGTACCAACTATATCCAGAATGcattccagctgctgctgcccgtCCTGCAGATCTCCCACATCCAGAGCCAGCACTGTCGGTCCACCACAGAACCAGCAGCCCagacacaacaataa
- the klf3 gene encoding Krueppel-like factor 3 codes for MLMYDYPLKTDMETSFYPSLVKAPESYGVIFSHPAHLYHPTHMHAFTQSQTPSNPTHTQLEPVDLSVSKRSSSTSSSSSPPCSSASSPSSSRSSPSSPYSTASRASPRSSPSHPLPPTTPSLPYHTMVSPLLSSGSGVIQGSGVMVSPVVVPFPVLYPSPLLHQSIMVSQPSSDDDHHRRRAAKTVHSTKPPELRGDAHEMHKPIKTEPHPELAHKLHSCQEMKSSVIRISHEYGSNNPSVIVHPRTQHPLPAESPDTLKKRRIHRCDFSGCNKVYTKSSHLKAHRRTHTGEKPYKCMWEGCTWKFARSDELTRHFRKHTGVKPFQCPDCERSFSRSDHLALHKKRHLLV; via the exons ATGCTGATGTATGATTACCCTCTGAAGACAGACATGGAGACG TCCTTCTACCCTTCTTTAGTGAAAGCCCCGGAGTCGTACGGAGTGATCTTCTCCCATCCCGCCCACCTCTACCACCCCACGCACATGCACGCCTTCACCCAGTCCCAGACCCCCAGCAACCCCACGCACACCCAGCTGGAGCCCGTGGACCTGTCAGTGAGCAAACGCTCCTCCTCcacgtcttcttcctcctcccctccctgctcctccgcctcctccccgTCGTCCTCGCGCAGCTCCCCGTCGTCCCCCTACAGCACGGCGAGCCGCGCCTCCCCGCGCTCCTCGCCCTCCCACCCTCTCCCGCCGACCACCCCCTCACTTCCTTACCACACGATGGTGAGTCCCCTGCTCAGCTCGGGCTCGGGGGTCATCCAGGGGTCAGGGGTCATGGTGTCTCCGGTCGTGGTGCCTTTCCCTGTCCTCTACCCATCGCCTCTCCTGCATCAGTCGATCATGGTGAGCCAACCCAGCAGCGACGACGACCACCATCGAAGGAGGGCGGCGAAGACAG TTCATTCTACGAAGCCCCCAGAGCTGCGAGGCGACGCCCACGAAATGCACAAGCCAATCAAAACAGAGCCTCACCCTGAGCTCGCTCATAAGCTCCACAGCTGCCAAGAGATGAAATCATCGGTCATCAGGATATCACACGAATATGG gaGTAACAACCCGTCGGTAATAGTCCATCCGCGCACGCAGCATCCTCTCCCCGCTGAATCTCCTGACACACTGAAAAAGAGGCGAATTCACAGATGCGACTTCTCCGGCTGCAACAAAGTGTACACCAAGAGCTCCCACCTCAAAGCACACCGCAGGACACACACCG GTGAGAAACCCTACAAGTGCATGTGGGAAGGCTGCACGTGGAAGTTCGCCCGTTCGGACGAGCTGACGAGACACTTCCGCAAGCACACAGGAGTCAAACCGTTCCAGTGCCCCGACTGTGAACGCAGCTTCTCCCGTTCTGATCACCTGGCTTTGCACAAGAAACGCCACCTCCTGGTGTGA